Proteins from a single region of Dysosmobacter acutus:
- a CDS encoding helix-turn-helix domain-containing protein — MDRKSLGKRINMARKERNWTSERLSEACSINATYLRQIESGAKMPSLPVFVSICEALGVSPSYLLADMLPNAESQDIAAIMNLCRQATPKQLNMIYAMLSSALEHSEP, encoded by the coding sequence ATGGACAGAAAATCACTCGGAAAGCGCATCAATATGGCACGCAAGGAACGGAACTGGACGAGTGAGCGTCTGTCTGAGGCTTGCAGCATCAACGCGACTTATCTGCGTCAAATCGAATCCGGCGCGAAGATGCCAAGCCTGCCTGTGTTCGTCTCCATCTGCGAAGCGCTGGGCGTATCGCCCTCCTACCTGCTGGCGGATATGCTGCCGAACGCGGAATCACAGGACATCGCCGCGATCATGAACCTGTGCAGGCAGGCAACGCCGAAGCAGCTGAACATGATATACGCCATGCTCAGCAGTGCCCTGGAGCATTCGGAACCATAA
- a CDS encoding ParM/StbA family protein, which translates to MLIAVDHGNKQIKTVHTPPFTSGLIQSDTPGFGTDALAYRGKYYTLTDQRIPYRRDKTEDERFFILTLFAIAHEIEAMGQYSGSLMRVQLAVGLPPAHFGVQAKRFINYFNGRGAVAFQFKGKPYAIFIENTACFPQSFSAAAATVKNLASFPRALVVDIGGFTADYVRLRNGVPDMAACDSLENGVILLYNRICAKANAELDILLEESEIDRILRGEDQDAAPEVIALAEREAQEFINDLLSGLRERMLELKSGKVIFLGGGATLLRRQIEASGKIGQAIFVEDINANAKGYEYLYRLQHSGR; encoded by the coding sequence ATGTTAATTGCTGTCGATCACGGGAACAAACAAATCAAAACCGTCCATACACCGCCGTTTACCTCCGGGCTTATCCAGAGCGACACGCCCGGCTTCGGAACGGACGCATTGGCCTATCGGGGGAAGTATTACACATTGACCGATCAGCGGATCCCCTACCGCAGAGATAAGACAGAGGATGAACGCTTCTTCATTCTGACGCTTTTTGCCATCGCGCATGAGATCGAAGCGATGGGACAGTACAGCGGCAGCCTCATGCGCGTGCAGCTGGCGGTCGGCCTTCCTCCCGCGCATTTTGGCGTGCAGGCAAAGCGGTTTATCAACTATTTCAACGGGCGGGGTGCAGTTGCTTTTCAGTTTAAGGGAAAGCCCTATGCCATTTTCATTGAAAACACAGCCTGTTTCCCGCAGTCCTTTTCTGCCGCTGCTGCCACGGTAAAAAACCTCGCCTCATTCCCCAGAGCGCTGGTGGTCGATATCGGCGGCTTTACGGCAGATTATGTGCGTTTGCGGAACGGCGTGCCGGACATGGCAGCCTGTGATTCTCTGGAAAACGGTGTGATCCTGCTCTATAACCGCATCTGCGCAAAAGCAAATGCCGAGCTGGACATTCTGCTGGAGGAAAGCGAGATCGACCGGATCCTGCGCGGCGAGGATCAGGACGCGGCGCCGGAGGTCATCGCTCTGGCAGAACGGGAGGCACAGGAATTTATCAACGACCTGCTCAGCGGCCTGCGGGAGCGGATGCTGGAACTCAAGTCCGGCAAAGTGATCTTCCTGGGCGGGGGCGCTACTCTGCTGCGCCGGCAGATCGAAGCGTCCGGAAAAATCGGGCAGGCGATTTTTGTGGAGGACATCAATGCCAATGCCAAGGGGTATGAGTATCTTTACCGGCTTCAGCACAGCGGGCGGTGA